A portion of the Pedobacter cryoconitis genome contains these proteins:
- the treZ gene encoding malto-oligosyltrehalose trehalohydrolase produces the protein MDILKRGIGVNFNAHNEAVVNVWAPDATQVSIATGTLVLELKPDLAGYWSLCTALIQPGDVYWFIIDKEQRLADPASLAQPDGVHGGSQAINTAYNWSDSSWENIPLHDYIFYEIHTAAFSHEGTFKGIINRLDHLIALGITAIELMPVASFPGKRNWGYDGVFPFSVQESYGGAAGLQELVNICHQKGLAVVLDVVYNHIGPEGNYLSAFGPYFTDKYKTPWGNAINFDDQGSDGVRNYFIENVLMWFRDFHIDAVRLDAVHAIKDFGALHILEEIRCHTSLLLEKTGRKHYLIAECDLNDPRYITAIGENGLGMDAQWVDEFHHALRVTAGEPARGYYEDFSGIQQLAKSYKDAYVYTGMYSVVREKTFGRKAFGKTNDQFVVFSQNHDQIGNRMLGERTSKLFSFEMCKLMAGAVLFSPFLPLLFMGEEWGETNPFLYFVDHSDPALIMQVRNGRAKEFAAMFDQGKTPDPQDEATFNQSRLNWELIGEHQHACIFRYYQQLIALRKKYFSFTSHEAPGVSILEAQNSLLLERKCADPTQLIWCVLNFSTEQLVLDIPAHLSISTELVNSASSIWHGPGEPSTTGLTGQISVQSESFIAYSAKYV, from the coding sequence ATGGATATATTAAAAAGAGGCATCGGTGTAAATTTCAATGCGCATAATGAGGCAGTAGTTAATGTTTGGGCACCTGATGCAACTCAGGTTTCCATAGCTACCGGAACATTGGTGCTGGAGCTTAAACCTGACCTGGCTGGATACTGGTCACTTTGTACAGCATTGATCCAGCCTGGCGATGTATACTGGTTTATAATAGATAAAGAACAACGTTTGGCTGATCCTGCATCTTTAGCCCAGCCTGATGGCGTACATGGTGGTTCTCAGGCCATAAATACGGCTTATAACTGGTCAGACTCTTCCTGGGAAAACATCCCTTTACACGACTATATTTTTTATGAAATACATACTGCTGCTTTTAGTCATGAGGGTACTTTCAAAGGAATAATAAACCGTCTGGATCACTTAATAGCACTGGGAATTACAGCGATTGAGCTGATGCCTGTCGCTTCATTTCCGGGAAAGCGGAATTGGGGATATGATGGTGTTTTCCCTTTTTCAGTGCAGGAGTCTTATGGAGGTGCAGCCGGTTTGCAGGAATTGGTCAATATATGTCATCAGAAAGGGCTTGCAGTTGTTTTAGATGTGGTTTATAACCATATAGGCCCTGAAGGAAATTATCTAAGTGCTTTCGGGCCGTATTTTACGGATAAATATAAAACACCCTGGGGCAATGCCATCAATTTTGATGACCAGGGGAGTGATGGTGTCAGGAATTACTTTATAGAAAATGTACTGATGTGGTTTCGTGATTTTCACATTGATGCTGTCAGGCTTGATGCCGTTCATGCCATTAAAGATTTTGGTGCGCTGCATATTCTGGAAGAAATCAGATGCCATACAAGTTTATTGCTGGAGAAGACCGGGCGCAAACATTACCTGATCGCTGAATGTGATTTGAATGATCCCCGGTATATTACTGCGATTGGTGAGAATGGATTGGGAATGGATGCACAGTGGGTGGATGAATTTCATCATGCTTTACGGGTAACTGCTGGTGAACCTGCCAGGGGATATTACGAAGACTTTTCTGGTATACAACAGCTTGCCAAGTCTTATAAAGACGCTTATGTTTATACTGGTATGTACTCCGTGGTGCGTGAAAAAACATTTGGACGTAAGGCATTTGGGAAGACTAATGATCAGTTTGTGGTCTTTTCTCAGAACCATGATCAGATTGGTAACAGGATGCTGGGGGAACGTACCAGTAAGCTGTTTAGCTTTGAAATGTGTAAACTAATGGCCGGTGCTGTACTGTTTTCTCCGTTTTTACCTTTATTATTCATGGGGGAGGAATGGGGAGAGACTAATCCATTTCTTTATTTCGTTGACCATTCAGATCCAGCGCTGATCATGCAGGTCAGGAATGGCAGAGCAAAGGAGTTTGCAGCGATGTTTGATCAGGGAAAAACACCTGATCCACAAGATGAGGCAACTTTTAATCAATCCCGGTTAAACTGGGAATTGATTGGCGAGCATCAGCATGCCTGTATTTTCCGCTATTATCAGCAGTTGATTGCGCTGCGTAAAAAATACTTCAGCTTTACTTCGCATGAAGCTCCTGGGGTCAGTATTCTGGAGGCACAAAATTCTTTGTTGCTGGAAAGAAAATGCGCTGATCCAACACAGCTCATTTGGTGTGTGCTTAATTTTTCAACTGAACAGCTAGTGCTGGATATTCCAGCTCATCTCAGTATTTCAACAGAGCTGGTCAACTCTGCATCCTCAATATGGCATGGTCCAGGCGAACCTTCCACAACTGGTCTTACCGGGCAAATTAGTGTACAATCAGAATCTTTTATAGCTTATTCCGCTAAATATGTTTAA
- a CDS encoding cytochrome P460 family protein, producing the protein MNKPLYKRKTVRVSAVLLLCFGILQLYRPELKKQPVTADFNGPENVKAILKAACYDCHSNEPDLKWFDHLQPAYSIALADSEEGKAGLNFSEWGNMAPGDQKAKLFEILNQITTGSMPLKSYQVLHRSANLNPAEIAIVKNYVAGMIKDHPADTALVNAATKQFNNWNAQNLKADKLPETLTGVPYLPDYKNWQVVSTTDRMDNNTIRVVFGNPIAIKAIAEHHINPWPEGTIFAKVAWDKLLNADGNVKTGAFKQVEYMIKDSEKYKRTKGWGWARFKTMKLLPYGKNIGYATECVNCHRPLSNNDFVFTLPVKH; encoded by the coding sequence ATGAATAAACCCCTTTATAAACGAAAAACAGTACGTGTATCAGCTGTTCTGCTCCTCTGTTTTGGTATCCTGCAACTTTACAGGCCTGAATTAAAAAAACAACCTGTAACCGCAGATTTTAACGGGCCCGAAAATGTAAAGGCGATCTTAAAAGCAGCTTGTTATGACTGTCATTCCAATGAACCTGATTTGAAATGGTTTGATCATCTTCAACCGGCTTATAGTATTGCGCTTGCGGATAGCGAAGAGGGTAAAGCGGGTCTTAACTTTTCCGAATGGGGCAACATGGCACCAGGTGACCAGAAAGCCAAGCTATTTGAAATTCTTAACCAGATCACTACCGGAAGCATGCCATTGAAAAGCTACCAGGTGTTGCATCGTTCAGCCAACCTGAATCCAGCTGAGATAGCCATCGTCAAAAACTATGTTGCAGGTATGATTAAAGACCATCCCGCAGACACCGCCCTGGTCAATGCAGCCACTAAACAATTCAACAATTGGAATGCGCAAAACCTTAAAGCAGATAAATTACCAGAAACCTTAACAGGTGTTCCCTATCTGCCCGACTATAAAAACTGGCAGGTGGTAAGTACAACAGACCGGATGGACAATAACACTATCCGGGTGGTCTTTGGAAACCCTATTGCAATCAAAGCAATAGCTGAGCATCATATTAACCCATGGCCAGAAGGAACTATTTTTGCTAAAGTTGCGTGGGATAAACTACTGAATGCCGATGGAAATGTTAAAACCGGAGCATTCAAGCAAGTGGAGTATATGATTAAAGACAGCGAGAAATATAAGCGTACAAAAGGCTGGGGCTGGGCAAGATTCAAAACCATGAAACTGCTGCCTTATGGTAAAAACATAGGCTATGCAACAGAATGCGTCAACTGCCACCGTCCTTTATCTAATAATGATTTTGTATTCACCCTTCCAGTTAAACATTAA